A single window of Hyla sarda isolate aHylSar1 chromosome 2, aHylSar1.hap1, whole genome shotgun sequence DNA harbors:
- the LOC130356953 gene encoding histone H2A, sperm-like isoform X2 — MSGRGKKVQKGPAAGKASRSSKAGLQFPVGRIHRFLRKGNYAERIGSGASIYLAATLEYLCAEVLELAGNAARDNKKSRILPRHIQLAVRNDEELAKLFDGVTIAEGGVLPNIQAILLPKKTGKGASSQEPKVAESQEF; from the coding sequence ATGTCTGGTCGTGGTAAGAAGGTCCAGAAAGGTCCAGCAGCTGGTAAGGCCTCCAGATCGTCCAAGGCAGGGCTCCAGTTCCCAGTAGGCCGTATCCACAGGTTCCTGAGGAAGGGAAACTACGCTGAGAGGATTGGATCTGGAGCCAGCATCTATCTAGCTGCCACCCTGGAATACCTGTGTGCTGAGGTCCTGGAGCTGGCGGGAAACGCAGCCAGAGACaacaagaaatccaggatcctgCCCAGACACATCCAACTGGCTGTCAGGAATGATGAGGAACTAGCCAAGCTGTTTGATGGGGTCACCATTGCAGAGGGAGGTGTCCTGCCAAATATCCAAGCAATCCTACTGCCAAAGAAGACTGGAAAAGGAGCGTCCTCACAAGAACCCAAAGTTGCAGAGTCTCAAGAGTTCTGA